Proteins found in one Paenibacillus dendritiformis genomic segment:
- a CDS encoding endo-beta-N-acetylglucosaminidase, which translates to MSADYSSRSSNDKQHVLEDWSAAQETPRGPGQPYLHGYNAKELKAWSPDTDPYARFFRSRVPLVKRIAPFAPTQAHPALTYQAKVMNLSADYDKEEWFGAYRYNDSFSRNVLKFWQYQDIYAAWHGLPVYGSPEEERQYGVVNLPNPAYTDAAHRNGVISLGGWFWPRDTDFGELVEETEDGRFPVADKMIEMAEYFGFDGYFVNQEASISEEHAAQLMKMLKYMRESGLYFSWYDSLAPNGELQYINFFNEMNAPWVLDQRDGRQSNDSIFINYAYTPERLEKSNAYAKEIGLDPYEALYAGVENDKFRFERGNELKSIFRDDEARTPRTSVALFGTDMVWHRGPNPSDPKMQQYIEHRERIYWSGAKGNPAQSGRGIGSEGESWDGLAHFIPERSVIGSYPFVTRFNNGHGLAFFLNGEVASRKGWNNVSAQELLPTWQWWVASEGNPLAVDYDYSTAWNGGSSIKAEGLLDPGSSTDIRLFKTDLPTDTDVLLSLTCKLDWSYAGNQPQDNEPDSALVQLQMLLYYQDQPETPEVLSFDAVPGTDWTTLAKRLAGGTKRRIAAFGVRILSQAEKSIAVKVNLGELKLIEEAARMPVLAAPTGFQVEHAYFREEQASLILSWKFADDSVIDNLWYYDLYRVKDGKREAIGRIFDDVFYVKSVERLGEHELTLEAVAVNKEGVAGQPAVAVWSWGDGEAVDGPAGPYPAESLQPQFNTEEDIVLEPGWSRYLNIRVEPAWADNLSLIWTSSNERAVTVNERGQITAVVPGEAVITAATGNLGDQEGPSLQMKVSVVAPEAAPEGGITLEAEQYNRSNGLFVPGTYVHVRDLHFANWMAFDNVDFGADGVSRITVRAAVLTEETRMLIHIGNAEGPLVADIELPLKDGKLAPFYHNYSVELAQPLTGRQTLYVTFQNPSIRRWQVRDTGIADIDWIHFS; encoded by the coding sequence ATGAGTGCAGATTATTCATCACGCAGCAGCAACGACAAGCAGCATGTACTGGAAGATTGGTCAGCGGCCCAGGAGACTCCGAGAGGGCCGGGGCAGCCATACCTCCACGGCTACAATGCCAAAGAATTGAAAGCGTGGTCACCGGACACGGATCCGTATGCCCGCTTTTTCCGCTCACGGGTGCCGCTCGTGAAGCGGATAGCACCGTTCGCCCCGACTCAAGCGCATCCTGCGCTGACGTATCAGGCGAAGGTGATGAACTTGTCCGCCGATTACGATAAGGAGGAATGGTTCGGAGCCTACCGCTATAACGACAGCTTCAGCAGGAACGTTCTGAAGTTCTGGCAGTACCAAGATATTTACGCGGCATGGCATGGACTGCCGGTATATGGTTCACCGGAGGAAGAGCGGCAATACGGCGTTGTGAATCTTCCGAATCCGGCGTATACCGACGCCGCGCACCGGAACGGAGTCATCAGCCTGGGCGGCTGGTTCTGGCCGCGCGACACTGATTTCGGCGAGCTGGTCGAGGAGACGGAAGACGGACGCTTCCCGGTCGCCGACAAAATGATCGAAATGGCGGAGTATTTCGGGTTCGACGGCTACTTCGTCAACCAGGAGGCGAGCATCAGTGAAGAGCATGCCGCCCAGTTGATGAAGATGCTGAAGTATATGCGCGAGAGCGGACTGTACTTCAGCTGGTACGATAGTCTGGCGCCGAATGGCGAACTGCAGTATATCAATTTCTTCAATGAGATGAATGCGCCATGGGTTTTGGACCAGCGGGACGGCCGCCAGTCGAACGACAGCATATTCATTAACTATGCGTACACGCCGGAGCGGTTGGAGAAAAGCAATGCTTATGCCAAGGAGATTGGACTTGACCCGTACGAAGCGCTCTATGCCGGGGTGGAAAATGATAAGTTCCGCTTCGAGCGCGGCAATGAGCTGAAATCAATTTTCCGAGATGACGAGGCCCGCACTCCGCGCACGAGCGTGGCGCTGTTCGGCACCGATATGGTGTGGCACCGCGGACCGAATCCGTCAGATCCGAAGATGCAGCAATATATTGAGCATCGCGAGCGCATTTACTGGTCCGGCGCCAAAGGCAATCCTGCACAAAGCGGACGCGGCATCGGCTCGGAGGGAGAGAGCTGGGACGGGCTGGCGCATTTTATACCGGAGCGCTCAGTCATCGGTTCGTATCCGTTTGTCACGCGCTTCAACAACGGGCACGGGCTCGCCTTCTTCTTGAACGGAGAGGTGGCCAGCCGCAAAGGCTGGAACAACGTAAGCGCTCAAGAACTGCTTCCGACTTGGCAATGGTGGGTTGCTTCCGAAGGGAATCCGCTTGCCGTAGATTATGATTACAGCACAGCCTGGAACGGCGGCTCGTCCATCAAAGCGGAAGGACTGCTGGATCCGGGAAGCAGCACAGACATTCGTCTGTTCAAGACGGATTTGCCGACAGACACAGACGTGTTGTTATCGCTAACCTGCAAGCTTGACTGGTCGTACGCCGGGAATCAGCCGCAGGATAATGAGCCGGACTCCGCTCTGGTACAGCTGCAAATGCTGCTATACTACCAGGACCAGCCGGAGACGCCGGAAGTGCTGTCTTTCGATGCAGTGCCAGGCACAGACTGGACGACGCTTGCGAAGCGGCTTGCGGGTGGAACGAAGCGCCGGATCGCCGCTTTCGGAGTCCGTATTTTATCCCAAGCGGAGAAGAGCATCGCGGTCAAGGTGAACTTGGGTGAATTGAAGCTGATCGAGGAAGCGGCACGGATGCCTGTGCTGGCTGCCCCAACCGGCTTCCAAGTAGAACATGCATACTTCCGTGAGGAGCAAGCCTCCCTCATACTGTCATGGAAATTTGCCGATGATAGTGTTATCGATAACTTATGGTATTACGATTTGTACCGTGTGAAGGACGGGAAGCGGGAAGCGATAGGCAGAATCTTCGATGACGTGTTCTACGTCAAATCCGTAGAGCGGCTCGGAGAGCACGAGCTTACCTTGGAAGCGGTGGCTGTGAACAAGGAAGGAGTTGCTGGACAGCCGGCTGTCGCGGTATGGTCGTGGGGAGACGGCGAAGCCGTCGATGGTCCGGCTGGGCCATACCCGGCAGAGAGCCTGCAGCCGCAATTCAATACGGAAGAGGATATTGTGCTCGAGCCAGGCTGGAGCCGGTATTTGAATATCCGCGTCGAGCCGGCGTGGGCGGATAATCTGTCACTGATATGGACCTCCAGCAATGAACGCGCCGTGACCGTTAATGAGCGTGGCCAGATTACGGCCGTGGTACCTGGCGAGGCGGTTATCACTGCGGCTACGGGTAACCTGGGTGACCAAGAGGGCCCATCGCTGCAGATGAAAGTGAGTGTCGTAGCGCCAGAAGCGGCTCCGGAAGGCGGCATCACGCTGGAAGCGGAGCAATACAACCGCTCGAACGGACTCTTCGTTCCAGGCACATATGTACATGTGCGCGACTTGCATTTTGCCAACTGGATGGCGTTCGATAATGTCGACTTCGGCGCAGATGGCGTGAGCCGCATTACCGTACGCGCTGCCGTATTGACGGAAGAGACACGGATGCTCATTCATATCGGCAATGCGGAAGGCCCGCTGGTTGCGGATATAGAGCTGCCGTTGAAGGACGGCAAGCTGGCGCCTTTTTATCATAACTATTCGGTGGAATTGGCACAGCCGCTTACCGGACGTCAGACGCTGTATGTCACCTTCCAAAACCCGAGTATTCGCCGCTGGCAAGTTCGGGATACGGGGATTGCGGACATCGATTGGATCCACTTTTCATAA